From the genome of Elusimicrobiota bacterium, one region includes:
- a CDS encoding sensor domain-containing diguanylate cyclase, with amino-acid sequence MDTDYILIFLRKSASSLHTIRNPTMLNKYLVSQFLLPVICGLFSIYFLYNSAIQTVNIRYIFPVFIFFLFILYFLSDQVLAGIFFIFYLAVGFLALIFSNGFDRIIVLLEIGYLIAIFILADRFLNTFSEKCAILKEETENLHSKLNNAVKTSKELVKKEDGLKIQLANYKSITDIIQNVSATFDTKIIETSIVDSIKRFIPKGSVELFFNKNNDRIITDIFDKNIMLKIDDMNYSQYRDTPVNFRSCIAVPFINEGQTFAVATVKSDTAYNFNDSDLRMLSVLADIFSLGYINAQLYKKTEELAITDGLTGLFVHSYFIEILSGNVSTAKYSKTNLSLIMLDIDNFKDFNDRFGHEAGDAVLKFVADSIRANTRETDIIARYGGEEFVILLPYTKLNDAKAIAERTRKWIYTKEINFNNNILKITASFGVCEYKCSPDFSQGERSETEDFINNCDINLYTAKKRGKNCVV; translated from the coding sequence ATGGACACAGATTATATCCTGATTTTTCTGCGTAAATCTGCGTCCAGTTTGCATACGATACGGAATCCGACTATGCTGAACAAATATCTTGTTAGTCAATTTTTATTGCCCGTAATTTGCGGGTTGTTTTCTATCTATTTTTTGTATAACTCTGCTATACAAACCGTTAATATCAGATATATATTCCCGGTTTTTATTTTTTTTCTTTTTATATTGTATTTTTTGTCAGACCAGGTTTTAGCCGGTATTTTTTTTATATTTTATCTGGCTGTCGGCTTTTTAGCACTGATTTTTTCAAACGGGTTTGACAGGATTATCGTACTTCTGGAAATTGGTTATCTGATTGCTATCTTTATACTGGCTGATAGATTTTTGAATACATTTTCAGAAAAATGTGCTATCCTGAAAGAAGAAACCGAAAATCTGCACTCTAAGTTAAACAATGCAGTAAAAACAAGTAAAGAACTTGTAAAAAAAGAAGATGGCTTAAAAATACAACTTGCTAATTATAAATCAATCACAGATATTATCCAGAATGTAAGTGCTACATTTGATACAAAAATAATAGAAACCTCTATTGTTGACTCAATCAAACGATTTATTCCAAAAGGTAGTGTAGAACTCTTTTTCAATAAAAATAACGACCGTATTATCACCGATATTTTTGATAAAAATATAATGCTCAAAATTGACGATATGAACTATTCACAGTACAGAGATACGCCGGTTAATTTCAGATCCTGTATTGCAGTACCATTCATAAATGAAGGGCAAACATTTGCAGTCGCAACAGTAAAATCAGATACCGCATATAATTTTAACGATTCAGATTTGAGAATGCTTTCTGTATTAGCGGATATCTTTTCACTCGGCTATATCAATGCACAACTCTATAAAAAAACAGAAGAACTGGCAATCACTGACGGGCTCACAGGACTTTTTGTCCATTCATATTTTATAGAAATCCTGTCAGGAAATGTGTCCACTGCCAAATATTCAAAAACTAATCTTTCACTGATTATGCTGGATATTGATAATTTTAAGGACTTCAATGATAGATTCGGACATGAAGCCGGCGACGCAGTGCTCAAGTTTGTTGCAGATAGTATCCGTGCCAATACCAGAGAAACGGATATTATCGCCAGATATGGTGGTGAAGAGTTTGTAATACTTTTGCCATATACAAAACTGAACGATGCAAAAGCAATTGCAGAACGAACCCGAAAATGGATTTATACAAAAGAGATAAATTTCAATAATAATATTTTGAAAATAACTGCAAGTTTCGGTGTCTGTGAATATAAATGTAGCCCCGACTTTAGTCAGGGTGAGCGAAGTGAAACAGAAGATTTTATAAATAATTGCGATATAAATTTATACACTGCCAAAAAACGAGGAAAAAACTGTGTGGTATGA
- a CDS encoding sensor domain-containing diguanylate cyclase: MWYEIISGVIWLLPVLFITLKQLKGSQIFGLCSIGIFIFIFCFVKSIYFYHISGMLFLIVAGIVRYNSDKKFGLLYSEHLGIKEKMNTDIVKTENEIIGLTKNTAEAEKNIATYEMFYSISKILVKQIDLNEIVKNIKSVVFFLRPFIKTFEIYTGENLPKKWSGFEVPVLIGEERLGVIQLAVDKEIAAAFSYNFLEECEVISHQVALGLKRARLYQLVLERSRIDGLTGLYLRRYFIERLKQEFVYSRRYGTFFSFLIIDIDHFKKINDTYGHLTGDKILSELATIFKSVFHPGIIVSRYGGEEFAVVVGLTPKEEVKQLAEKLRKTVEEHLFAEDIQTTISIGIAYRHQAESEDEIIRKADEALYRAKNKGRNKVVEY, encoded by the coding sequence GTGTGGTATGAAATAATATCAGGAGTTATATGGCTGCTGCCTGTTTTGTTTATTACATTGAAACAACTCAAAGGAAGCCAGATATTTGGATTGTGTTCTATCGGTATTTTTATCTTTATTTTTTGTTTTGTAAAAAGCATTTATTTCTATCATATTTCAGGGATGCTGTTTTTAATTGTAGCAGGTATTGTAAGATATAATTCAGATAAAAAATTCGGTTTGCTGTATTCAGAACATTTAGGAATAAAAGAAAAAATGAATACTGATATTGTGAAAACCGAGAATGAAATAATCGGTCTTACTAAAAATACTGCAGAGGCAGAAAAAAATATCGCTACATATGAGATGTTCTACTCAATCTCCAAAATTCTTGTAAAACAGATAGACTTGAATGAAATAGTAAAGAATATAAAATCAGTAGTATTCTTTTTGAGACCGTTTATAAAGACATTTGAGATTTATACAGGTGAAAATCTACCAAAAAAATGGTCGGGATTTGAAGTGCCTGTTTTGATTGGCGAAGAACGGCTCGGCGTTATCCAACTGGCAGTAGATAAAGAAATAGCAGCTGCGTTTTCATACAATTTTTTAGAAGAGTGCGAAGTAATTTCACATCAGGTGGCACTCGGACTGAAAAGAGCAAGGTTGTATCAACTGGTTTTAGAACGCTCCCGAATTGATGGGCTCACTGGCTTGTATCTCAGACGCTATTTTATTGAACGACTGAAACAGGAGTTTGTGTATTCACGACGGTATGGAACCTTCTTCTCGTTTCTGATAATAGATATTGACCATTTCAAAAAAATTAACGATACCTACGGGCACCTGACTGGTGATAAAATACTTTCTGAACTCGCAACAATTTTTAAATCGGTATTTCATCCTGGAATAATTGTTTCCAGATACGGTGGTGAAGAGTTTGCTGTGGTTGTCGGACTTACTCCAAAAGAAGAAGTAAAACAATTAGCAGAAAAATTGAGAAAAACGGTTGAAGAACATCTTTTTGCTGAAGATATACAAACAACAATAAGTATCGGTATCGCTTACAGACATCAGGCAGAAAGCGAGGATGAAATCATCAGAAAGGCAGACGAGGCACTCTACAGAGCAAAAAATAAAGGTCGGAACAAAGTCGTAGAATACTAA
- a CDS encoding sugar ABC transporter permease encodes MLNSKTRETVVSYLFLAPFLAIFSVFLLYPVFYSLYLSFRSITPTTDLFNAFADMKFVGLKNYITLVNDFEFWWSLVTTGYYAVLYIPLSIGVSLVLAIILNNQLKGHSIFRSAYFLPNVLDMFVVGIIWLFIYAPHYGILDRVLTLFNITYFAEKGVLANEKTAMLGVVVALVLKNAGFGMILFLAAIQNISQSVFEAADIDGANEWQKFKHITLPLVRPIILFLVITGTIVALNAFAEIYAMTSGGPEMVVAGKTVGATKVSGYYLYRQFERMNYGDAAAISYFLLALTLVISYINAKVLHKKY; translated from the coding sequence ATGTTAAACTCAAAAACGCGTGAGACAGTTGTATCGTATCTTTTTTTAGCACCATTTTTGGCAATTTTTTCTGTGTTCCTTTTGTATCCTGTATTCTATTCGCTGTATCTTTCATTCCGGTCAATCACACCCACTACGGATTTGTTTAACGCTTTTGCAGATATGAAGTTCGTCGGACTAAAAAATTATATCACACTTGTGAATGATTTTGAGTTCTGGTGGTCGTTAGTAACTACGGGTTATTATGCGGTTTTGTATATCCCGCTTTCTATCGGTGTATCGCTCGTGCTTGCAATTATTTTGAATAACCAACTGAAAGGCCATTCTATTTTTAGGTCTGCATATTTTCTGCCGAATGTATTGGATATGTTTGTCGTCGGTATTATCTGGCTTTTTATATATGCACCACATTATGGAATTTTAGACAGAGTTCTTACGCTTTTTAATATTACATACTTTGCTGAGAAAGGTGTTCTGGCAAACGAAAAAACAGCGATGCTCGGCGTGGTAGTTGCGCTGGTTCTGAAAAATGCCGGGTTTGGGATGATACTGTTTCTCGCAGCAATCCAGAATATATCTCAATCCGTTTTTGAGGCTGCGGATATTGATGGTGCTAACGAATGGCAAAAATTCAAACATATAACACTACCACTTGTCAGACCGATTATTTTGTTTCTTGTAATAACAGGCACTATTGTTGCGTTGAATGCGTTCGCAGAAATTTATGCAATGACCAGTGGTGGGCCTGAAATGGTTGTTGCAGGAAAAACAGTCGGTGCAACAAAAGTTTCCGGGTATTATCTTTATAGACAATTTGAACGAATGAATTATGGTGATGCTGCAGCAATTTCGTATTTTCTGTTAGCATTAACGCTGGTTATCTCATATATAAATGCAAAAGTGTTACATAAAAAATATTAA
- a CDS encoding carbohydrate ABC transporter permease: MPKVQGEKTVVFIKRSILYVAITLGAIFVLFPFFWMVFVAIKPEGQAFSLTISFAKPLWKNFVSIATDPSYPFWRFFINSLIVATMGAALTTLFCSMGGYVFAKKDFYLKEILFWFLLSTMMIPGMMFLVPQFAIVTKLHWINTYKGMVIPHVASVFGIFMMRQYIETIPSSLIESAKIDGASELQIFFRIIIPLSLAITTTLFLLTFLFHWSNFLWHLVVNTPDSPKLTLPVGLALFRGQYQMDWEKMMAASCFTIIPIAILFLLAQKFFIEGLTSGAVKE; this comes from the coding sequence ATGCCAAAAGTACAAGGTGAAAAAACAGTGGTGTTTATTAAGCGGTCAATTCTTTATGTAGCAATAACATTAGGAGCGATATTTGTACTGTTCCCGTTTTTCTGGATGGTTTTTGTTGCTATAAAACCGGAAGGTCAGGCGTTTTCGTTGACAATCTCGTTTGCAAAACCGTTATGGAAAAACTTCGTCTCTATTGCAACTGACCCGTCATACCCGTTCTGGAGATTTTTCATAAACAGTTTGATTGTCGCTACAATGGGCGCCGCATTGACGACACTTTTTTGTTCTATGGGTGGTTATGTATTCGCTAAAAAAGATTTCTATCTGAAAGAAATATTATTCTGGTTTTTGCTTTCTACAATGATGATACCGGGAATGATGTTTTTAGTGCCGCAGTTTGCAATCGTCACAAAACTACACTGGATAAATACATACAAAGGAATGGTTATCCCGCATGTAGCAAGTGTATTCGGGATTTTTATGATGCGGCAGTATATTGAAACGATTCCTTCATCCTTGATTGAATCGGCAAAAATTGATGGAGCATCAGAATTACAGATTTTTTTCAGGATTATTATCCCGTTATCGCTTGCAATTACTACAACGCTGTTTTTGTTGACATTCCTGTTTCATTGGTCAAATTTTTTGTGGCATCTTGTTGTGAATACACCGGATTCGCCGAAATTAACTCTGCCCGTCGGGCTCGCACTTTTTAGAGGACAGTATCAGATGGACTGGGAAAAGATGATGGCTGCGAGTTGTTTTACAATAATACCAATAGCAATTCTGTTTCTGTTAGCACAAAAATTCTTTATAGAGGGTTTAACCTCCGGCGCAGTAAAAGAATAA
- a CDS encoding transposase, which produces MGKLQRFLEKGAVYFVTTNTIERNKIFSDETAAKFLLLCIGYHKFMLNFNLLGYVIMLDHLHLLLQVLTEKYSLSNIMKQIKGNFARKYNEWLYQSSRHLSADYKKRIMKKSGNHIYMPAWQEKFYDIALRDPKQIREKIEYMHWNPVKAGLVNHPKEYEFSSYHQYYGEKRTWIQIPIEKFII; this is translated from the coding sequence ATGGGTAAACTTCAAAGATTTTTGGAGAAAGGAGCGGTATATTTTGTAACAACAAATACAATTGAACGAAACAAAATTTTTAGTGATGAAACCGCAGCAAAATTTCTATTGTTATGTATTGGTTATCACAAATTTATGCTCAATTTTAATTTATTGGGTTATGTAATAATGCTAGACCATTTACATTTATTATTGCAGGTTTTAACTGAAAAATATAGTTTGTCTAATATAATGAAACAAATCAAAGGCAATTTCGCAAGAAAATATAACGAATGGTTATATCAAAGTAGTCGGCACTTAAGTGCCGACTACAAGAAAAGGATTATGAAAAAATCTGGGAACCATATTTACATGCCCGCATGGCAGGAAAAATTTTATGATATTGCGTTACGCGACCCGAAACAGATTCGGGAAAAAATTGAGTATATGCACTGGAATCCCGTCAAGGCAGGGCTTGTTAATCACCCTAAAGAATACGAATTTTCAAGCTATCACCAGTATTACGGTGAAAAAAGAACATGGATACAAATACCGATAGAAAAATTCATTATCTAA
- a CDS encoding adenylate/guanylate cyclase domain-containing protein, with product MKISKILIPLYILFLVYVFVLQFLSVASFVKLILLLVIITSFVWIILHYKKKISSIERKYHNILTKYLDPKIVKQLVTEQDELHSETEKRSITIMFIDIRGYTSLAEKIQPEKLVKTLNEYLEAITNIIIKFGGTVDKFIGDGILCFFGNPTEYADHPLRAIKSALVIQNTIKSLNKQWIKTEQPLIHLGIGINTGEVIIGNIGGNDRMDYTVIGDNVNITSRLCDIAEAEQIIVSELTYEAVKENVEAKEFNPINLKGKQEPIKVYEILNLK from the coding sequence ATGAAAATATCTAAAATACTGATACCACTTTATATACTATTTTTAGTTTATGTCTTTGTTTTACAGTTTCTTTCTGTCGCATCATTTGTTAAACTGATTTTACTACTTGTTATTATTACGAGTTTTGTCTGGATTATCTTACATTACAAGAAAAAAATATCATCTATTGAAAGAAAATATCATAATATCTTAACAAAGTATTTAGACCCGAAAATTGTAAAACAACTTGTTACAGAGCAAGATGAACTACATTCTGAAACAGAAAAGAGAAGTATTACAATAATGTTTATAGATATTAGGGGATATACAAGTTTGGCAGAGAAAATTCAGCCTGAAAAATTGGTAAAGACACTTAATGAATATTTGGAAGCTATTACAAATATTATTATCAAATTTGGTGGAACTGTTGATAAATTTATAGGAGACGGTATATTATGCTTTTTTGGTAATCCGACTGAATATGCTGACCATCCTTTGCGTGCTATAAAATCTGCATTAGTAATCCAAAACACAATAAAGTCGTTAAATAAACAATGGATAAAAACAGAGCAACCTCTTATTCATCTCGGAATAGGAATAAATACGGGTGAAGTGATAATTGGGAATATCGGTGGGAATGACAGAATGGATTATACAGTTATTGGTGATAATGTGAACATTACTTCACGATTATGCGATATTGCAGAAGCAGAACAGATAATTGTTTCCGAATTAACATATGAAGCAGTAAAAGAAAATGTAGAAGCGAAGGAATTTAATCCTATAAACTTAAAAGGGAAACAAGAACCAATTAAAGTTTATGAAATTTTAAATCTGAAATAA
- a CDS encoding extracellular solute-binding protein: MKIYSWFYLLPFTFYLLPAFIGCGKVTKKELAGKKVITLWESYNHEEHQVFLEIVKEFEQQNPDIKINVQRVPFDGMRMKLMTSMITHTAPDIARVDVADLPRLVISRSLVDLTQFGALELAKDLVPAAVNSNIFEERFFISGSTSSVKHIFGIPDQTTGVALFYNKEMFKKADIKKPPETWTEFIEVAKKLTADLNNDGKTDQFGFAMDNSLWWSFPFYNTFGVRFLSPDGKKCLLSSEEAEECLQFQVDLYQKYKVEAGAWQSGAVGPDKGFINKKYAMIFSGPWNVKKFKNSGINFSIALIPKGKAGTSTNVGGSDTVVLRETKYPHECYEFLKYLVSIPAQTKWCNTLGQIPVNLKAYPYIDTTKNPEIKTFMEQMKTAIARPPVIDYDQLEYLMNQEMYTARAGKKTVQEALSGAVKKINEQVLNY; encoded by the coding sequence ATGAAAATTTACAGCTGGTTTTACCTTTTACCTTTTACCTTTTACCTTTTACCTGCCTTCATTGGTTGCGGTAAAGTAACAAAAAAAGAACTCGCTGGAAAAAAAGTTATCACTTTGTGGGAATCGTATAATCACGAGGAGCATCAGGTTTTTCTTGAAATTGTGAAAGAGTTTGAGCAACAGAATCCTGATATAAAAATCAATGTTCAACGAGTGCCTTTTGATGGAATGCGGATGAAACTGATGACATCTATGATAACACATACCGCACCTGATATTGCGCGAGTAGATGTCGCAGACCTGCCACGATTGGTTATTTCAAGGTCGCTTGTTGATTTAACACAATTTGGTGCACTTGAACTTGCAAAAGACCTCGTTCCCGCAGCTGTTAATTCAAACATTTTTGAAGAACGATTTTTTATCAGTGGTTCTACATCATCAGTAAAACATATTTTTGGTATCCCAGACCAGACAACCGGTGTCGCACTTTTTTACAATAAAGAGATGTTTAAAAAAGCGGATATAAAAAAACCACCTGAAACATGGACTGAATTTATAGAAGTGGCAAAAAAATTGACCGCTGACCTCAATAACGACGGCAAAACAGACCAGTTCGGGTTTGCAATGGATAATTCTTTGTGGTGGTCGTTCCCGTTTTATAACACATTCGGTGTAAGATTTTTATCACCTGACGGTAAAAAATGTCTTCTGTCATCTGAAGAAGCAGAAGAATGTTTGCAGTTTCAAGTTGATTTATATCAAAAATACAAAGTTGAAGCAGGTGCATGGCAGTCGGGCGCAGTTGGGCCTGACAAGGGATTCATTAACAAAAAATATGCGATGATTTTTTCAGGACCGTGGAATGTGAAAAAATTCAAGAACTCGGGCATCAATTTCAGCATTGCGCTTATTCCAAAAGGTAAAGCAGGTACTTCAACAAATGTCGGTGGGTCAGATACGGTTGTCTTACGAGAGACAAAGTATCCTCACGAGTGTTATGAGTTTCTGAAATACCTCGTATCAATTCCTGCACAGACAAAATGGTGCAATACACTTGGTCAGATTCCTGTTAACTTAAAAGCATATCCGTATATTGATACTACAAAAAATCCAGAAATAAAGACTTTTATGGAACAAATGAAAACAGCGATTGCCAGACCGCCTGTAATAGATTATGACCAACTTGAATATCTTATGAACCAGGAGATGTATACTGCGCGGGCAGGCAAAAAAACAGTCCAGGAAGCACTTTCAGGCGCAGTCAAAAAAATCAATGAACAGGTCCTCAATTACTAA